From a single Cyclobacterium marinum DSM 745 genomic region:
- a CDS encoding vanadium-dependent haloperoxidase, giving the protein MLSKKLKLLFNPYLLGVGLLLSLGSCGENNQYKQLLADNYYLIEANESLTETLVHDIFSPPVASRIYAYPSIASYEIVALSAPGKYASLMGQLNKSKPLSVDPSAYPKANYQLASLAAYYKVALQLIFTEQFLIENRDNLFEKIQSAGMPDEEFEASIALGDAVAEEILAYASEDNYHQSRSFGKYTPTEDLGSWKPTPPAYIEAIEPHWNKIRPFFLDSASQFAPEPPPAFDTIPESTFYQDAKAVMDARINIDDEQEEIAFFWDCNPYKMNVKGHVMYAEKKITPGGHWMGIAGIAAKTKKLDWKATSETMATTAIYLFDGFISCWDEKYRSVLIRPETYINIYMDKNWLPLLQTPPFPEYTSGHSVVSTAAAEALTKLLGEPFHFVDSTEVKFGLGVREFDSFRIASSEAAISRFFGGIHYLPAIDNGVEQGKGIANLINQKIKTRIE; this is encoded by the coding sequence ATGTTATCAAAAAAATTAAAACTCCTTTTCAACCCCTATTTACTAGGCGTAGGACTGCTTTTATCCCTAGGTTCTTGCGGTGAAAATAATCAGTACAAGCAACTTTTAGCCGACAACTATTACTTAATAGAAGCCAACGAGAGCCTCACAGAAACTCTTGTCCATGACATCTTTTCCCCTCCCGTTGCAAGTAGGATTTATGCCTATCCTTCCATTGCCTCCTATGAAATAGTTGCACTATCTGCTCCAGGTAAATATGCCTCACTAATGGGGCAATTGAATAAGTCCAAACCACTATCGGTAGATCCATCAGCCTACCCAAAAGCAAATTACCAGTTGGCCAGCCTTGCTGCTTATTATAAAGTTGCGCTTCAATTGATTTTTACCGAGCAATTTCTAATTGAAAACCGGGATAATTTATTTGAAAAAATCCAAAGTGCGGGTATGCCGGATGAGGAATTTGAGGCGTCAATTGCCTTGGGAGATGCTGTAGCTGAGGAGATCCTAGCATACGCCTCAGAGGACAATTACCATCAGAGCAGGTCTTTTGGTAAATATACACCAACAGAAGATTTGGGTTCTTGGAAGCCCACCCCTCCCGCATACATTGAGGCAATTGAACCACATTGGAACAAAATACGACCTTTCTTCTTAGACTCTGCCAGTCAGTTTGCGCCGGAACCTCCTCCTGCATTTGACACTATTCCGGAAAGCACCTTTTATCAAGATGCCAAAGCAGTCATGGATGCCAGGATTAATATTGATGATGAACAAGAAGAAATTGCTTTTTTCTGGGACTGTAATCCTTATAAAATGAATGTAAAAGGTCATGTCATGTATGCTGAAAAGAAAATCACCCCCGGAGGTCACTGGATGGGTATTGCAGGAATAGCAGCAAAAACCAAAAAACTTGATTGGAAAGCGACTTCAGAGACCATGGCCACTACCGCAATTTATCTTTTCGATGGATTCATTTCATGTTGGGATGAAAAATACCGAAGTGTATTGATTAGACCGGAAACCTATATCAATATATACATGGATAAAAACTGGCTGCCCTTATTACAAACACCCCCATTCCCTGAATACACCAGTGGACACAGTGTAGTATCAACAGCTGCAGCGGAAGCTTTAACAAAGTTATTGGGTGAACCTTTCCACTTTGTTGATTCAACTGAAGTTAAATTTGGCTTAGGAGTAAGAGAATTTGACTCCTTCCGTATTGCATCCTCTGAGGCTGCCATTAGTCGCTTTTTTGGAGGCATCCATTACCTTCCGGCCATTGATAATGGCGTGGAGCAAGGGAAAGGAATTGCAAACCTTATCAATCAGAAAATAAAAACCAGGATAGAGTAA
- a CDS encoding vanadium-dependent haloperoxidase: protein MTTLKNNRLAGYRIAILIFSILALLNLACEAPMEKRAVPAGSIGWATEKMTELMVHDITNPPLAARFYAYACLSAYETIAISNQEYPSFAGFLNKFPSISKPNLETPSPEISALFALVHTASSMQPSGAELEKFKLTLADSCKSWGYTAQEITDASRYAEEISAQVLNYAQNDQYREISNYPMYQPSEGSGKWYPTPPGYFAPVEPYFNTVRPFTLKAADQFKPLPPVAYSTDPESEFYALMNEVYSLEMNKEQREIAAFWDCNPFALEETGHLMVGIKQISPGGHWMGITAIACEQSNLSFEETIKINCLVSIGLMDGFISCWDEKYRSDRIRPETAIRKIIDPSYQPLLQTPPFPEYLSGHSTISTTAAVILTHFFGEDYQYTDTVEEQYGLGSREFTSFMQASEEASISRLYGGIHYMDAITRGQDQGEEVGNWILKSYQDHLNKTKLH from the coding sequence ATGACAACTTTAAAAAACAATAGGTTGGCTGGATATAGAATAGCGATTTTAATCTTCTCTATATTGGCATTACTTAACCTGGCCTGCGAAGCCCCTATGGAAAAGCGTGCGGTTCCGGCTGGCAGCATTGGCTGGGCGACTGAGAAAATGACAGAACTGATGGTTCACGACATCACCAATCCGCCTTTAGCTGCCAGATTTTATGCTTATGCATGTCTTTCGGCTTATGAAACCATTGCCATATCCAATCAGGAATACCCCTCTTTTGCCGGCTTCTTAAACAAGTTCCCTTCTATTTCGAAACCCAACTTGGAAACTCCGTCTCCTGAAATAAGTGCTCTTTTCGCTTTGGTGCATACCGCTTCTTCCATGCAGCCTTCCGGTGCTGAATTAGAAAAATTCAAGTTAACCTTAGCCGATTCATGTAAATCTTGGGGGTATACTGCACAAGAAATCACGGATGCAAGCAGGTATGCAGAAGAGATAAGCGCACAGGTATTAAATTATGCCCAAAATGATCAATACAGAGAGATTAGCAATTACCCCATGTATCAACCCTCTGAAGGTTCCGGAAAATGGTACCCTACTCCACCCGGCTATTTTGCACCGGTAGAACCTTATTTTAATACTGTTAGGCCCTTTACCTTGAAAGCAGCCGACCAATTCAAACCCCTTCCTCCTGTGGCATATTCTACCGATCCGGAATCGGAATTTTATGCTTTAATGAATGAAGTTTACAGCCTTGAAATGAATAAAGAACAACGTGAAATTGCAGCATTTTGGGACTGTAATCCATTTGCCTTGGAAGAGACTGGCCATCTGATGGTAGGAATCAAGCAAATATCCCCTGGAGGCCACTGGATGGGAATCACTGCAATTGCTTGCGAGCAATCCAATTTGAGTTTTGAAGAAACGATTAAAATTAACTGCTTGGTAAGTATTGGGCTTATGGATGGATTTATAAGTTGCTGGGATGAAAAATACAGAAGTGACAGAATTCGACCTGAAACGGCCATACGGAAAATTATAGATCCCTCTTACCAGCCCTTATTACAAACACCACCTTTTCCGGAATATCTTAGCGGACACTCCACCATTTCTACCACTGCAGCTGTAATCCTCACCCACTTTTTTGGAGAAGATTACCAATATACAGACACTGTAGAAGAACAATATGGCTTAGGAAGTAGGGAATTCACTTCTTTCATGCAGGCATCGGAAGAAGCAAGCATCTCAAGATTATATGGAGGCATTCATTATATGGATGCCATAACCAGAGGACAAGACCAAGGCGAAGAGGTAGGAAATTGGATACTTAAATCCTACCAAGACCACCTCAACAAAACCAAACTTCACTAA
- a CDS encoding VCBS repeat-containing protein → MSNNLLNKIQFILPLLILIGCQKESVKKDELKQFTLLRPEETGIKFENSLTEGLNTNILMYEYFYNGGGVAIGDLNGDDLEDLYFTGNMVENRLYLNKGNFKFEDITVQAGVATRAAPWKTGTSMADVNGDGLLDIYVCYSGSLPPDKRKNQLYINQGNDEKNIPQFKEMAAQYGIDSESTSTQASFFDFDNDGDLDLFLLNHNPKSIPVLDEASTRVILNKSDPAGPQLFRNDGETFTEITQEAGILKVALSYGLGAGIADINNDGWLDIYISNDYTAPDYLYMNNGNETFTNRINEMLDHTSHFSMGNDIADINNDGHPDIFTLDMLPEDNKRQKLLMAPDNYEKFEYGLTMGFHHQYMRNMLHLNHGNGSFSETGQMSGVSNTDWSWAALLADFDNDGFKDLFITNGYARDYTNRDFLKYMADYLKNNKNGLRRDNILDLVHQMPSTDLNNYIYKNKNGWIFEEKIKAWGLEQKVNSNGAAYADLDNDGDLDLVTNNVNHAASIYENHADSLSINNNFLKINLKGSARNRFGIGAKIKCYTGAELQQIEQMPTRGYQSSVSPVLHLGLGEHTMIDSLEVLWPGGKVERKYNIKSNQSIVFSQIEAVDTIHDQKQKSPLLKESPSPIAYKPLKNSTNDFKRQPLLVNPLSFSGPVMTKADVNGDGLEDIYIGGEAGQAAVLWVQNKAGAFTKKNTPDFEKDKDYQDTDVAWADFNGDGSLDLYVASGGYGEFLPKDERLQDRIYFNDGMGNLTRATHSLPEMLISTGAIAIHDVNKDGFPDIFVGARVIPGRYPEIPRSLLLINDGQGKFQDMSTKWAPELNKLGLITDAEWADLDLDGQAELIVIGEWLPITIFRTEGQKFKNVSQEFFAENFSGWWNTLHISDLNADRRPDLVVGNNGLNSQVKVSPDQPAELHFKDFDNNGAVDPILSFYIQGESHPYLTRDELLHQISSMRTRFTDYETFAEAGLENMFSKEDIASAGHLIANHLETSLFINDKKGMKQITLPLEAQISPVFAIESLDINLDGHPDLILTGNINNARLRFGKYDANHGVVLLGDGQGNFIYLPQIKSGLNVKGDVRSILQIGNQLLFGINQDTLKTYKLAKGTN, encoded by the coding sequence ATGTCCAATAATTTACTCAATAAAATCCAGTTTATTCTTCCTCTATTGATCTTAATAGGTTGCCAGAAAGAATCCGTCAAAAAGGATGAATTAAAGCAATTTACCCTTCTAAGGCCCGAAGAAACTGGAATAAAGTTTGAAAATTCGCTTACAGAGGGATTGAACACAAACATACTTATGTATGAATATTTTTACAATGGTGGCGGAGTGGCCATTGGAGACCTCAATGGAGATGACTTGGAAGACCTGTATTTTACAGGAAATATGGTCGAAAATCGCTTGTATCTCAATAAAGGCAATTTTAAATTTGAAGACATTACAGTTCAAGCCGGTGTAGCCACAAGAGCGGCTCCCTGGAAAACAGGAACGTCCATGGCGGATGTGAATGGAGATGGTCTATTGGATATATATGTTTGCTACTCAGGTAGTCTCCCACCTGATAAAAGAAAAAACCAACTTTACATCAATCAAGGAAACGACGAAAAAAACATCCCTCAATTTAAGGAGATGGCTGCTCAATACGGAATTGACAGTGAGTCAACCAGTACACAAGCAAGTTTTTTTGATTTTGACAATGATGGTGACTTGGACCTCTTCTTACTTAACCACAACCCAAAATCCATTCCCGTATTGGATGAGGCGAGTACCCGGGTTATATTAAATAAGTCTGACCCTGCAGGACCACAACTTTTCAGGAATGATGGGGAGACTTTTACTGAAATAACCCAAGAAGCAGGTATTTTGAAAGTTGCCTTATCTTATGGGTTGGGAGCAGGAATAGCTGACATTAACAACGACGGATGGCTAGACATCTACATAAGCAATGACTATACTGCTCCTGATTATCTTTACATGAACAATGGAAATGAGACGTTTACTAACCGCATCAATGAAATGCTTGACCATACCTCCCACTTTTCAATGGGAAATGACATTGCAGACATCAACAATGATGGACATCCGGACATTTTCACCTTAGACATGTTACCTGAAGACAATAAAAGGCAAAAGCTTTTAATGGCTCCAGACAATTACGAAAAATTTGAGTATGGGCTAACAATGGGATTCCACCATCAATACATGCGGAATATGCTACACCTCAATCATGGCAATGGAAGCTTTAGCGAAACAGGTCAAATGTCCGGTGTATCCAATACCGACTGGAGCTGGGCAGCTTTATTGGCTGACTTTGACAACGATGGGTTTAAAGATTTGTTTATCACCAATGGTTATGCAAGAGATTATACCAATCGGGATTTTTTGAAATACATGGCTGATTACCTTAAAAACAATAAAAATGGCCTCAGGAGAGACAATATATTAGATTTAGTTCACCAAATGCCCTCCACAGACCTGAACAATTACATTTATAAAAACAAAAATGGGTGGATATTTGAGGAGAAAATAAAGGCCTGGGGATTGGAACAGAAGGTCAATTCAAACGGGGCGGCTTATGCAGATTTAGACAATGATGGAGACTTAGACTTGGTGACCAACAATGTAAACCATGCAGCATCGATCTACGAAAACCATGCAGACAGTCTTTCAATCAACAATAATTTCTTAAAAATTAACCTGAAAGGGAGTGCCCGAAACCGGTTTGGCATAGGAGCCAAAATAAAATGTTATACCGGTGCGGAATTGCAACAAATCGAACAAATGCCCACCAGAGGTTATCAATCCAGTGTTTCCCCGGTTTTACATTTGGGGCTTGGAGAACATACAATGATTGATTCATTGGAAGTGTTATGGCCGGGAGGTAAAGTTGAACGCAAATACAATATCAAAAGTAATCAATCCATTGTATTTTCTCAGATAGAAGCAGTGGACACCATCCATGACCAGAAACAAAAAAGCCCTCTATTAAAGGAGTCCCCATCTCCAATTGCCTACAAACCTTTAAAAAATTCAACCAATGATTTTAAAAGGCAACCGCTTTTGGTCAATCCATTGTCCTTTTCAGGACCGGTCATGACAAAAGCAGACGTCAATGGGGACGGACTGGAAGACATTTACATAGGAGGAGAAGCAGGACAAGCTGCGGTTTTATGGGTACAAAATAAAGCCGGTGCGTTTACTAAAAAGAATACACCGGATTTTGAAAAGGACAAAGACTATCAAGACACAGATGTAGCATGGGCAGACTTTAATGGAGACGGCTCACTTGATCTCTATGTAGCGAGTGGCGGTTATGGTGAATTCCTGCCCAAAGACGAAAGATTACAAGACAGGATTTACTTCAATGACGGCATGGGAAACTTAACCCGAGCCACCCATTCTTTGCCTGAAATGCTTATTAGTACGGGGGCTATAGCCATACATGATGTCAACAAGGATGGTTTCCCTGATATTTTTGTTGGTGCCCGTGTGATACCCGGAAGGTATCCTGAAATCCCCAGAAGCCTTCTACTTATCAATGATGGACAGGGCAAATTTCAGGACATGAGCACAAAATGGGCACCTGAACTCAACAAACTGGGGCTAATTACCGATGCAGAATGGGCCGACCTAGACTTGGATGGTCAGGCTGAACTAATCGTCATTGGAGAATGGCTACCAATTACTATTTTCAGAACTGAAGGCCAAAAATTTAAAAATGTAAGTCAGGAATTTTTTGCTGAAAACTTTAGTGGCTGGTGGAACACTCTTCATATTTCCGATCTAAATGCTGATAGAAGACCGGATTTAGTTGTTGGCAATAATGGATTAAACAGCCAGGTAAAAGTTAGCCCAGACCAACCAGCAGAATTGCATTTCAAAGACTTTGACAACAATGGGGCGGTGGACCCAATTTTAAGTTTTTATATTCAAGGGGAAAGTCATCCCTACCTTACTCGTGATGAGCTTTTGCATCAAATCTCGAGCATGCGAACAAGGTTTACTGACTATGAAACTTTTGCTGAAGCAGGATTGGAGAATATGTTTTCTAAAGAAGATATCGCCAGTGCCGGTCATTTGATTGCCAACCACTTGGAGACAAGCCTATTCATCAACGATAAAAAGGGAATGAAACAAATCACTTTACCGCTTGAAGCTCAAATATCACCTGTATTTGCCATAGAAAGTTTGGACATCAATCTTGATGGCCATCCAGATTTAATCTTAACAGGGAACATTAACAATGCCAGACTTCGTTTTGGTAAATATGATGCCAATCACGGCGTTGTTTTATTGGGAGATGGCCAGGGTAATTTTATTTACCTACCTCAAATAAAATCAGGTTTAAATGTGAAAGGAGATGTGAGAAGTATTTTGCAAATTGGGAACCAACTTTTATTTGGCATCAATCAAGACACTTTGAAAACATACAAGCTGGCAAAAGGTACAAATTAA
- a CDS encoding RagB/SusD family nutrient uptake outer membrane protein — MKNIKYLGLALTISFLNFSCDEEFLNAPPQGEVSESAVWTDPGLAEAFVTDLYKGLGQGGFSEQALASLTDEAIFTHPGRNITTVTEARSNPQEPGWMDYTRNWPDLYSNLRATNIAIDNLTDPSFANEGGIADRLLGEATFMRAYFHHQLLRNFGGIPIANKTFTLDEETYELPRNTYEEVVDFIIEDLDQAATLLAGKDLTGGRATELAALALKSRVLIYAASDLHDMPTASAKSSVISGYQHKELIGYTSGSQADRYQQAAAAAKAVLDKASGNMLDLSEPLSQEEAIQTYINNSLSRNGGENEMIFGRYFLSQKPETGGRHGLHNGPNGYNNWAGNTPVQLLIDDYQMMDGTDFDWDEEEHASAPYEDREPRFYATFLYEGAPWKPRSSANQARDPLGQIQTGTYEVINSEGQKVTHFGLDTRNSPIEDWNGSYTGYYIRKFIEPDPNFVDQNTWQEIPWPHLRFTEAVFNYAEANIALGNDEEARTWLNKIRYRAGLPAITASGEELMEALINEKRKEMVHEEQRFYDARRWMIAPETLGRQPNGINIVGTLKEGKDVTIYSYNTENYDYSYEVIDIDPGKENRLWLDKMYFMPINFDEMQRNRELIQNPGYED; from the coding sequence ATGAAAAATATAAAATATCTAGGGTTGGCATTGACGATCTCTTTTCTCAATTTTTCTTGCGATGAAGAGTTTTTGAATGCACCACCTCAAGGAGAAGTATCTGAATCTGCCGTTTGGACAGATCCAGGACTTGCAGAAGCTTTTGTGACTGACTTATACAAAGGTTTGGGACAAGGCGGTTTTAGTGAGCAGGCTTTGGCATCTTTAACGGATGAAGCCATTTTCACTCACCCCGGTAGAAATATTACTACCGTAACAGAAGCCAGATCCAATCCTCAAGAACCGGGATGGATGGATTACACAAGAAACTGGCCTGATCTATACAGTAATTTAAGGGCAACCAATATCGCCATTGATAACTTGACAGATCCTTCTTTCGCAAATGAAGGAGGAATAGCAGACAGATTGCTTGGTGAGGCTACATTCATGAGAGCCTACTTTCACCACCAATTGTTAAGGAATTTTGGAGGGATACCTATTGCAAATAAAACCTTTACTTTAGATGAAGAAACCTATGAACTTCCCAGAAATACTTATGAAGAAGTGGTTGATTTTATCATCGAAGACCTAGATCAAGCAGCTACCTTGTTGGCAGGCAAAGACCTTACCGGTGGAAGAGCAACTGAGCTTGCCGCTTTGGCTTTGAAGTCACGTGTATTGATTTACGCAGCATCTGATTTGCACGATATGCCTACGGCATCTGCAAAATCTTCTGTAATATCAGGTTACCAACATAAGGAACTAATAGGCTACACCAGTGGCAGCCAAGCTGACCGTTATCAACAAGCAGCTGCTGCTGCCAAGGCTGTTTTGGATAAAGCCAGTGGAAACATGTTGGATCTATCTGAACCTCTTTCACAAGAAGAAGCGATCCAGACTTATATAAATAACTCACTTTCAAGAAATGGTGGGGAGAATGAAATGATCTTCGGAAGGTATTTCTTGTCTCAAAAGCCTGAAACCGGTGGCCGTCACGGCTTGCATAACGGTCCCAATGGCTACAATAACTGGGCAGGAAATACGCCTGTACAATTGCTTATCGATGATTATCAAATGATGGATGGTACTGACTTTGATTGGGATGAAGAGGAGCATGCAAGCGCCCCTTACGAAGATCGTGAACCAAGATTCTATGCTACTTTCCTTTATGAGGGGGCTCCATGGAAACCGAGGTCTTCTGCCAATCAGGCCCGAGACCCACTTGGTCAAATTCAAACCGGAACTTATGAGGTAATCAATAGCGAAGGTCAAAAAGTTACTCATTTTGGATTGGATACAAGAAACAGCCCCATTGAGGACTGGAATGGTAGCTATACCGGATATTATATTCGAAAATTCATTGAACCGGATCCAAATTTTGTGGATCAAAACACCTGGCAGGAAATTCCTTGGCCACATTTAAGGTTTACTGAGGCTGTCTTTAATTATGCAGAAGCGAATATTGCCTTGGGTAATGATGAAGAAGCAAGAACCTGGTTAAATAAAATCAGATACAGGGCAGGCTTACCAGCAATTACTGCTTCAGGAGAAGAGCTAATGGAAGCCTTGATCAATGAAAAACGCAAGGAGATGGTCCATGAAGAACAGCGATTCTACGATGCCAGACGCTGGATGATTGCCCCAGAAACCTTGGGTAGACAGCCCAATGGAATCAATATCGTGGGAACCCTAAAGGAAGGAAAAGACGTGACCATTTACAGTTACAATACTGAAAATTACGACTATTCCTATGAGGTGATCGACATAGACCCGGGTAAGGAAAACCGCCTGTGGCTCGATAAAATGTATTTTATGCCAATTAACTTTGACGAGATGCAACGAAACAGAGAGCTTATTCAGAACCCGGGATATGAAGATTAA